The nucleotide window AAGTTCCGATATATATTCTATAAGTTCTTCGGACATTCTGAAAAGCAGTCCGTACATTCTTATAACTTCTACAATATCATAAAGAGTTACCATATTGTCAAATTCCGAAACAGTAAGATTTATAAGATTTCTGTTTATCGCTACTGCATATTTTTCCAGAGCCATTATTGCCTGGGAAGATTTCACAAGTAAATCTCCTATATCATGCAAAGTATATCTGAACTCTCCTTTATATATAGTAATTTTGTTTCTTCTTTCAGAAACGGTAATAACAAGTTTTCCTGTCTGCTTTGCTACTCTATGTGCAGCCTGATGTCTTGTACCGCTTTCGTCAGTTTTTATATTTGAGTTAGGCTGAAGTTGAATATTTGCTCCGTATATCGTTTCTATATCTTCGGACAGTATAATTCCGCCGTCCATTTTAGACAGTTCGTATAATTTTTGAGGAGTATAAGGTGTATTAAGTTTAAATCCTCCTCTCATTATGCTTTCAAGATCCGCAGGATTTCCCAAGACAACTATTGCTCCTAAAGATGCTTCCTGTATTCTGTCTATTGCGGCTCTCAGAGGCGTTCCCGGTGCCAGTATGGAAAATACATATTCGAGTATTTTCTTTTTAGTTTCCTTCTTTTTCATATTCTCATCCTTTCAACTAACTCACTGATATTACTTATATAATTCAATTTTATTTTTGTTTTTTCTTTAGCCAAATCGGCTTTATTGCTTTTAGGCAGATAAACTCCCGTAAATCCCAGCTTTTCCAATTCATTTATTCTATTTTTTATAAACGACACTTTTCTTACTTCTCCTCTTAATCCCAATTCTCCTATAGCAGCTATTTTCTGGCTTACAGGAGTTTTATTTACTGAGGACAAAAGTGAAAATACTACCGCCAAGTCTGAACTTCTGTCTTTCAGCTCTATCCCTCCGGGAATATTAATATAAATATCTTTGGAATTTACATCAATATTTAAAGATCTCGACAGCACGGCACTTAAGATTTCCACTCTGTTTTTATCATAGCCTTCCACTGTTCTTCTCGGAATACCGAAATTCGGTGTACTTAAAAGAGACTGAATTTCAAAAAGAAATACTCTGCTCCCTTCAAATATCGGTGCTATTATACTACCTATATTTTTTTCTTCTCTGTCGCTTATAAAAAATTCCGAAGGATTTTTAACTTCACTTATTCCGTTTTCTTTCATATCAAAAATCGAAATTTCATTTGTGGAACCGTATCTGTTTTTTATTGATCTGATTATTCTGTAATAATTGCTTTCTTCTCCTTCTATCTGCAACACTGCATCCACCATATGTTCAAGGAGTTTCGGTCCTGCAAGTTTTCCATCCTTTGTTACATGCCCTACGATATAAAAAGAAATTTCATTTTTTTTGGCAATCTCTATTAATTTCAATGTAGTTTCTCTAATCTGAGTTACACTTCCCGGAACAGAATTTACATTTTCCGAATACAGTGTCTGAATAGAGTCGATAACTACTACTTTCGGCTTGTCATTTAATATTACACTTTCTATTTTTTCAATATTCGTATCATTCAAAATATACAAATTACCGCTGTTTACGTTTATTCTTTCAGCCCTCTGTTTTATCTGTCTTGGAGATTCCTCTCCCGAAACATAAAAAACATTTCCTATTTTTGAGTATTCTTCGGATAATTGGAGTAAAAACGTCGATTTCCCTATTCCCGGACTCCCTGTTATAAGAACTACTTCGCCTTTAATAAGACCTCCTCCCAGTACCCTGTCAAATTCTTCGTACTGAGTAACCATTCTGAACTCTTTTTCCACTTCTATTTCCGAAATTTTACTTATAGACACTTCTTTCGACTCTATATTTTTAAATGCTTTTTTTATATCAATTTCCTCTTCAAAAGTTCCCCACGAATCACAATTCGGACATTTTCCGAGCCATTTTTGTGAAGTATACCCGCATTCCGAGCATATATATTTAACCTTTGAACTTGATTTTGCTGCTGCCATAATTAAAATTATCCCCCTCAGTTTCCAATTATATTTTATAACTTTTTATATTCTATTTGATAGAATTTATAACTCCATTTGTTTTACTTTCTCGATTAATTTTTTCTCTACATTTTCAGGAACAAAAGTTCTCAAATCTCCGTAATTTTGTGCAATTTCTTTTACAAGACTGGAACTTAAATATAAATATTTTCTTGAAGCACTTAAAAATATAGTTTCAAATTCACTTTTTGCCAAAGTTTTATTTGTAAGTGTAAACTGCAATTCATACTCGTAATCGGAAAGGGCTCTCAATCCTCTGATGAGAATATCCACTTTCTCTTTGGATATAAAATCCACAAGTAATCCGTTAAATATCTTTACTTCGGCATTAATATTTTCATTTTTCAAAACTTCTTTTATCATTTCCACTTTTTCTTCATCTGAAAACCACGCTTTCGTCTTTGAAGAATTTTTAAAAATCCCTATTATCAGTTTGTCAAATAAATTAGCCGATCTTTTTATTATATCCACATGCCCGCTTGTTATAGGATCAAAACTTCCGGGATAAAGTGCTGTCTTAATCATTTTCCCTCATTTCATATTTTTTGTATTCTTTTTTTGTTTTCGATAAATTCTATTGCTTCTTTCGCTGCTCTTTTTTCAGCTTCTTTTTTACTCTTTCCTCTTCCGATACCGATTATTTTATTATTAAGTTTTACGGAAATTTCAAAAACTTTATTATGATCGGGACCTTTTGTATCCAGTATTTCATATTCCGGCATTTTTTTATATTTGCTTTGAAATACTTCCTGCAAAACAGTTTTATAGTCTATTATACCTTCAATATCTTCCAGATTATTTATTTTATCAGGTAAAAATTTCAAAGCCGTATTCTTCGCAGTATAATAATCGGAATCCAAAAAAACCGCTCCGATTAATGCTTCAAAAGCATCTCCCAAAATAGATTTTCTTTTCCTTCCTCCCGAACTTTCTTCTCCGTTACTTAAATACAGATAGTCTCCCAATCCTATTTCTGCTGCGATTGCAGAAAATACAGGCTCACTTATTATCTGACTTTTAAGTTTAGCCAGTTCTCCTTCATTTTTACCTTTTCCCAAATTATATATATATTCAGTCGTTATCAGATTTAAAACCGCATCTCCTAAAAATTCCAGTTTTTCATTGTCAAAATTTTTGGACTTTTCATGTTCATTGGAAAAAGAGCGATGTGTGAGAGCTTCTTTCAAATAACTTTCATTTCTGAATTTATAATCTATCTTTTCCATTAATTCTTCAACATTTTTAATCTTCATAACTAAACTCCTCTATCTTTTACAGTAACATTTCAGAAAATCCGGAACAGTTAAAATACTCCGGATTTTCTCTGTTATATTTAATTTTCCGATTTATCCTTTATATTTTCTGAAAGCAATTACTGCGTTATGTCCTCCGAAGCCCAAAGAATTTGAAAGTCCTACTTCTATTTCTCTTTTTTCAGCTTTATTCGGAACATAGTATAAATCACATTCGGGATCAGGATTATCCTGATTTATTGTAGGCGGTAAAACACCTTCATCTATTGCCATTGCAAGAAATGCCGCCTCTACTCCTCCTGCACCTCCCAATAAGTGTCCTGTTGCTCCTTTTGTAGAGCTTACTGCCAATTTATAAGCATGATCTCCGAAAGCTGCTTTTATAGCTTTAGTTTCATTTTTATCATTGGCAGGAGTCGATGTCCCGTGAGCATTTATATAGCCTACTTCTTCAGGTTTTACATTTCCCTGTTCCAAAGCCATTTTTATAGCTCTTGCAGCTCCTTCTCCTCCGTCAGACGGTGCAGTCATATGGAAAGCATCTCCTGTTTCTCCGTATCCTACAACTTCCGCATATATTTTTGCTCCTCTTTTTTTAGCGTGTTCCAATTCTTCCAACACAAGTATTCCTGCACCTTCTCCAAGTACAAAACCGTCCCTGTCCACTGTAAAAGGTCTTGAAGCTTTTTTCGGATCAGGATTTGTCGACAATGCTTTCAAATTACCGAAACCGGCGATTCCGCTCGGAGTAACTGTTCCTTCTGTTCCTCCGGCTATTATAACATCGGCTTTCCCAAGTAATATTGTCTGAAAAGCATCTCCGATAGAGTTAGTTCCCGAAGCACATGCAGTAACCACTGATTTATTAGGACCTTTCGCTCCTAAATATATAGATGCGTTACCTGCCGCCATATTCGCTATTGCAGCCGGAATATAGAAAGGAGAAACTTTTTTCGGACCTTTTTCCACAAGTTTTCCTATTTCCTGCTCAATTACTTCCAATCCTCCTATTCCCGAACCTATAATCATTCCTACTCTGTCTGCATTTTCAGGAGTAATTTCCAATTTTGCATCTTCCAATGCTTCTTTTGAAGCCGCTATTGCAAACTGAGAAAATCTTCCTATTTTTTTCAATTCCTTCTTCTCAATATAATCTTCAGGATTAAAATCTCTGACTTCTCCTGCAATATGAACAGGATATTCTGTAGTGTCAAAAGCTGTAATTTTCTCTATACCGCATTCTCCGTCAAGCAGTCTTTTCCATGTTTTATCTTTTCCCGTACCTAACGGAGTAATAAGACCTATCCCCGTAATAACTACTCTTTTCATTTATACACCTCACATTTTTATCTTTTATATACTATTATACTAATTTTTTTATTTTTTTTCAAATAATTTTCAATAAAAATAGGGGGAAGTTCCCCCGATATTATCAAAATATTTATTGTTTTGATTCAATATAGTCCATTACATCTCTGACAGTTTTAATTTTTTGTGCATCTTCATCAGGTATTTCAATATCGAATTCTTCTTCAAATGCCATGATCAATTCAACTGTATCTAAAGAGTCAGCCCCTAAATCATCAATAAATGATGCATCTTCAGTAACTTGATCTTCATCCACTCCTAATTGTTCTGCTACTATTGATTTTATTTTATCCAGCATTATATGCCACCTCCATTTTTTTATTTCAAGTAATTATATCAAAAGAATTGAAAAAATGCAACACTTTTTAAATAACCTATGTTATATATTTTTTACAGTTATTTTAAAAGCTTTTTTGAGCGTTTTATAATTAAATATTTTCTATATTCTCAATATTAATTACTTCAATTTCTTTATTTATTTTTTTTATAAGTCCTGCCAAAACTTTTCCCGGACCTACTTCATAAATTTTTGTAACTCCGTTTTCAGACAATTTATTTATTGTGTCCACCCATTTTACAGGACCGAATGTTTGTCTGTAAAGTTCTTCCTTTATTTCATCGGAACTGTTCAGTATATTTGCCGTCGTGTTTGCAACAACAGGCACTTTTAAATCTTTCCATGAATATTTTTCAAATTCTTCTTTTAACTGCTCTGCAACAGGTTTCATAAGAGAAGAATGAAAAGGTCCCGACACTGCCAAAGGTATCACTCTTTTAGCACCTTTTTCTTTAAAAATTTCCGAATTTTTTTCTATAACTTCTTTTTCTCCTGCGATTACAGTCTGTTTAGGTTCGTTGTAATTCACTGCTTCAATTACTCCGTTTATTTCGCTACATATTTTTTCAACTTCACTTGCAGGAAGTCCTAAAATTGCAGCCATAGTACCGTCTACATGAGCATTACTCATTATATTTCCTCTTGCCGCAATTAATTTTAAAGTTTCTTTTTCATTAAGAACTCCTGCAGCATATAAAGAACTGTACTCTCCCAAGCTGTGTCCTGCCACATAGTCGGGATTTATTCCTTTTTCTTTTAAAAGTTTTGTGAAAATCACCGAAAGCAAGGCTATTGCAGGTTGAGCATATTTAGTATCTTTCAGTTCTTCCTCACTTCCTTCAAACAAAACTTTTTTTACATTTTCGTCTTTGATATTTTCAAATATTTCATCTATCAGTTTTTTAGTATTATCATCAGATTCATCATATAATTTTTTTATCATTCCCGGATACTGAGTTCCCTGTCCCGGAAATACAAAAGCTGTTTTGGACATTATTCCTCCTTATTTTATTTCTTCGGCATCGATTATTTCTTCTTTCTGCTCTTTTTCAACTTTTTCTGCAGGTTTTGAATATTTTCTTTCTTTTTTAGGTTTGTCTCCTTTTATTTCCTTAGCTCCCAAAGTTACAAGAACTATTCCTCCTATCAAAGTCAATAAAGGCAATCCTTTTTGGAAATAATCTCCCAAAAACGCCTGTAAATAAAGATATAATCCCATTGCAAACATAAACCATCCGAATTTACTCTTTTTAAGAATGAAAAACAGTCCTATTAACATCAATATTACCTGATAGTTAAAGATATATTTCATTACACTTTCGGATAAAAATTCGGGAAATAATGCCTGTATACCGTAAAATATACTTAAAAGAATTATAATTATTCCCCATAAAAGTTTTTTGTTCATTTTTATTCACCCTTTCATCATTTGATTTTTTATTATATCGACCATTCAAGAAGTATCGAACCGTAAGTCAATCCTCCTCCGAAACCTACCATTACTACTTTATCCCCTTTTTTAAGCTTCCCTTCTTTATTTGCTTCATCCAGAGCCAACGGTATGGAAGCCCCGGAAGTATTACCGTATCTTTGAAGATTTACATAAAATTTATCCAAAGGCTGTTTAAATCTTTTAGCTATTGATTCAATAATTCTTATATTCGCCTGATGAGGAATAAACATATCCACATCGTCTGCAGTTATATTCCCCTGAGCTAATACATTTTCAACTGTTTCAGGGAAAGCTCTCACTGCAAATTTGAATACATCGCTTCCTTTCATTTTAAAGTAAATCTCTCTTTTATCGATTTCTTCCTTACTTACAGGATTTCTTGAGCCCCCTGCAAGAATTATAACATCTTCCGCTCCTGAACCGTCAGACACCAGATGACTCGCTATATATCCTCCATTTTCGATCTGTCCCAGAACTACTGCTCCTGCTCCGTCTCCGAACAGCACACACGTCGTTCTGTCTTCCCAATCCAGTATTCTCGACATAGTTTCTGCACCTATTACAAGCACTTTTTTATATATACCCGATTTTACAAAACTGTATCCTGTTGTAAAAGCATAGACAAATCCTGTACATGCAGCCGACAAATCAAATGCTGCAGCATTTATACCCAATTTATCCTGTACGATCGCAGCAGTTGCGGGAGTAATATGATCCGGAGACATAGTCGCCACTATCACCAAATCTATCTCATTTTTATCTATTTTTGCATTTTCTATTGCCTTTTCCGCTGCTTTATAAGCCAAATCGGAAGTTGCTTCGTTTTCTGCGGCAATTCTTCTTTCCCGAATTCCCGTTCTTGTTCTTATCCATTCATCATTCGTGTCGACAAACTTGGATAAATCATCATTTGTCATCACTTTTTCAGGCAAATAAGAACCTGTTCCCAATATTCCTACTCTCATTTATTCACCTCGGTTATTTGTTTAAGAATTTACTCCAAGAGGGGCTATAATAAAAGTTTATTACTGCCCGTTCAATATCTCTTTAAAATAATCTTATGATTATGAAGTTTACCATAAAATAGTAAAAATTACAATTTATAAAATACATTTTTACAAAAAAAGCAAGACTGTTTTTAATCTTGCTTAAATATTATTCGGAATCAGCTGCAGGGCTTTCAGTGCTTAACACTTGTCTACCTCTGTATACTCCGGTTTCCAAATTTAATCTATGAGGTCTTCTCACTGTTCCATCAGCTTCAACTATTATATTAGGTGCTTTGATTGAATCATGTGCTCTTCTCATGTTTCTTTTTGCTTTAGAAGTTCTTTTCTTAGGTACTGCCATTATTATCGACTCCTTTCCAATAATTTGAATATTAATAAATTACCTATAAGAGCTGTAGCAGCTCTATCCGTATTCTCCAAAAAATGAGGGAATATTTAATTTTTTCTTCTATAAGTAATTTCGGCAATAATTATAATACAAATTATTATAATAAATAAGTTATTATTTGTCAAGGTTTTTTCACTTAAATATAAAATTTATTTTCCCGGGCTCAAATGAAAAAAGAGAATACAGCCGATTTATTTTTTATTATTTTTATTTTGAACTAATTTTTTTCATTGTATTCAATATTTTCTTCATTTATTTCCCATTCTCCTTTTTGTCTTCCTCCGTTACGTTTGATAACATTTTTTTCTCTTAATTTCATTATATAATATTTTACTTTACTCATCGGAAGATTCAAATCCGAAGCAATCTCATTTTGAGTTATAAAAGGATTTTTCATAATGCTTTCAATTATATTTTTGTCTGTATCACTTAATTCCATTGCTTTGTTAGTTATGTTAGCTTTGTTAGTTTCTTTGTTAGTTAAGTTAATTATGTCTGTTTCTTTGCTATCCTGTTCTTTTCCTGTATTTCTATAGAGATTTATTCTGAAATCTCCTTCAAAGTCTATTAATTCAGGCTCTCTTAGTCCGTATTTTTTAAACTCTTCAAATATACGCGGAATACCGCTTCCCCATTTTTCAATAATTTCCAGATAAGCGAACACATTGGCAATAGCACGGTTACGTACTTTGGAATACCCGCTTTTTATCTTATCTATGGTTACGCCTTTAGGCAATCCTCCCGGTGATGTAACTTCGAGTCTGTCGTCATAAAGTGCTATCTGAATATCGTTAGGCTCCAGATAATTTCTGTGCACTACGGCATTAGCAATGATTTCCCGAATGCTTTCTACAGGAAATTCGTAAACATCTTTTCTGTACAATCCGTTTATTTCAGCTCCTAAATTTATTTTGCTCAATACATATTTATAAGCTTCTTCCAGTTGATTTATAATAGAACCTGAAAATTCTCTTCTGTCTACAAATATTGCCCTTGTTTTGCCTTTAAAAACTCCGCATTGAACTTTGATATGATTTTCAATATTTTCTGCCAGAAGAATATAAGCATTTGAAGGAATTATTTTATTGTTTTTTTCTGTTAAAATTCCCCATGACAATAATACATTTTTAGTTATATCTTTTATTTCACTTTTACTATTAGAATTTTTTGAAGCAATTTCTTTTAATTTGGAGCAAAAATTGTTTATTTCTTCTTCGGTTATTTCTATGTCGGCCGGTGCCTGATCATAAGATCTGTTTGCTCCTTCAAAAAGAAGATCTTTTATTGTGTAATCATCTGCCAATCTTGTAGTTCCTGCTACACGAACATAAGTTCCTTTTTTTATTCCTGATGATTTTATATAATAAGGTGTTTGTTTTCCCGCAGCTATTTCCACTACAATAACAGTTTTACCATTTATTGTCTGTAAAGTAATATCAGGAATTATTAACGGCTCGCAACTGTCTGACACAGCATTTGTGATACTGTCCATTAGTTCAAATATATTTTCACTCTCTATTCCTGTTATTTCATAATTTTTATCTTTAACACCGAAAACTATTTTCCCTCCATTGCCGTTTGCGAATGCAACCACTGTTTTCATATATTTTTGACTGTTTTCGGGAACTGACTCTTTATATTCTACAGTTTTTGATTCTCCTTCTGATAATTTCTCAACTAACATTTTACTTCCTCCCTCGTATAATAAATAAAAATCCCCCGTAAATTTTCATATTTAAAATTATACATTTTAATTTCTGTGATGTCAATTTTTTTGAAATAAAAAATTCGACCTTAAAATTTTACAACAAAAAATGCTTTATTAAATGCAAAGATTTTTAAATATGTAAAATCCGAGATCAAAATTTTTTAATATCTTTTCTGAAAAATCAGACTATAATTTTATTTCTTTTTATCTTCAGTAAATACAGCCTGTTTCAATACTTCTTCAGGAATTTTTATCCCTAACAGTTCCATATTTCCTTTATTTATTTCTATTCGTAATTTTTTCATAGTTTCTATAGGAATATCCGAAGGTTTTTTACCGTTTTTCAATATTTCAACTGCTATTTCTCCGGCTCTGTATCCTATATCATAATCGGTAGTTCCTTGAGAAATAAGTCCTCCTCTGTCCGAATAAACATCATTTGTAGCAAATACAGGTACTTTCGCCTTATTTAATATATCAAGCAATGTAGGAAAATAGGAAGAAATTGTATTATCCTGTATTGCATAAAAAATATCGACCTGTTTTGAAAGTATATTCGCTGCTGCAACGAGTTCCGTTCCATTTGTTATTGACTTGTCTACCACTTCAAATCCCTTTTCGGGAGCCAGTTTTTTTAAATTATTCAATTCGGAAATTGAATTTTGTTCAGATGAATTATAGATTATACCGATTTTTTTTGCTTTCGGAAATAATTGTCTCATCAACTCAAGATTTTCATTAATCGGAGCAGCTCCGCTTGTTCCTGTTATATTCGGAACACCTTCCAATCCCGCACCTTTAGGATCCGTAACTGCTGCTATGACAACAGGAATATCTTTAATCTTATTTTTTGCCGCCTGTGATGTAGGGGTTGTTATTGCATAAACCAAATCTTTTTTATCTGCCTGAAATTGTTGCATTATCAGTGCCTGTGTAGGTATCTCTCCGTTAGCAACTTTATCATCGTACTCCACTTTGATTCCCGCTTTCTCAATTGCATCTTTAAATCCCTGTTTTGCCGAGTTTAAAGCCGGATGATCTACTATTTGCGACATTCCGATTTTATAAACCTTTTCCTGTTGCTGAGTTTCTTTGACCTTTCCATTTTCATTATTTCCGCATGACACCGACATGCCTCCTAACATACCGAATAACAGCACACCTCTCATAATTTTTTTCATCTGAATCTCCTCCTAAAATAATTTATTTTTGTTTTTCATTATACCACATTTTTCAAATATACAAAATTAATTTTTAAATATATTTATATATATTTTATTTATTCTTTATTTATAATAAACAAATCATCGTCTGAAATTTCTGCTAAAAATACATCTTCTACATTTTCTATACCTTTTCTGTTAAGCTTTTCCATAAGCCATTCATTGTCTTTTCCCGAATGCATAAGATTATTTTCCTGTATTTTTCCTTCAGCAATCAATACCATACCGAATTTATCTTCTTTCTTAATTATAGTAAGTTGACCGTTCGATTCCATAAAAGCATCTTCAATATCCGAAACTTTATATACACCTTTCATTCTTAATTTCGTATAAAAATCGGCAACCGACATACTAGCTTTCGCAAAATTTTCGGTTATAAGTTTTCCGTCCTTTGCCAACACTATTATTTGCCCGTCGATTATATTTTTTACTCCGGTACTTGTATTTTTCAAAAAGTTTATGGAAGTCATAAGTAATCCCCATATGAGTAAAACCATTAAAAACTGAACTACCGTTATTGCAGGATTATAAATAACCCCTCCGATTATTCCTCCTAAAACATAGTTTCCTATCTGATCTCCCGTAGACAGTGGAGCCAGCTGACCTTTTCCGTTAAGATTCATAAATAAAACCAATGCAATAAATCCTATTGTCAATTTTATTGCCATAGATATTATAAAAGACATTTTTTACTCCTTTCATTTACTTATCAAATATTTTTATTTCATCTACATAAGGTACTGTCATCTCTTCTACAAGGATATTATTATCAACCCAATGTATCTGATAAAATTTATCTCTTATCTTATAAACCGTATGTTCTGTTATTTCTTTTGTATTAACATATATTTCGTCTTCGGAAACATTAAATTTTTCCGATAATCCCCTTATTACACTTGCTGTATTTTTATATATTTTTTCCTGATTATTTTGAGCCTGAACTTCACTCATTTTAGACAGGCCAAATAACAGTACCAGTATAAGTGCAAGTAAACTTATCTGTTTTTCTTTCAAAGTGATACTTCCTTTGAACCAACGTGTCAAAATAAAAAGCAAAAATATTATTATCACGAATATGGCTCCAATGATCAGTTTATCTGTGATTAACTTGCTATTTTGAAGATAGCCCTGACTATAAAATTCCATATCTTCCTCCTTAATTTCAAATATAATGCTATTTTATTATAAAACTCCGAAAATATCAATCATACATTCCATTTTTTTTATAAAAAAAGCCGAATTTGAAATTCGGCTGATTTTTTTGTATACTGTATTTATGACTAGTAAACACTTTATACAAAATAAACTGAAAACTATCTTCAGTAATAAAAACATTGTACTAAATTCTTTAAACTTTTGCAAGAAAAATTATCTTAACCCTAAACACCTTCAATATATTAAATTTTCTATCTCTAAATTTCTTGCTTGTAGAGATTTATCCAAAGGCTTTGTTTCTTTCAAATGCCCTAACTGTCCTATTACTCACAAATTCCCTCTTTCCTGTAAATCCAGACTCTGTCCTTCTTGCGGTTACAAATATTCGCAACTTTGGACTGATAATATTCATAAACATATTCTAAACATTCCTCACAGACATGTTCTTTTTACTATTCCTAAAGCATGCAGAATGTTTTTCTTCTATGATAGAAATCTACTTTCTAAGCTTTCTGTCGCTGTTAATGATATCTTTAAATTTCACTTCCATAATATTTCTAAAAAGAATAAAAGAATTAATAAAATTTCCAAATCTTCTAAATATTACTTCACTGATTCTGATATTCTTCATTATGGTCTTATTTCTGTTATTCATACTTTCGGGCGTGATTTAAAATGGAATCCTCATATTCACGCTATCGTTTCTCTCGGAGGATTTAATAAAAATTTTGATTTTAAAAAACTTGAATACTTTAATGTCAATACTATTGCAGGTCAATGGAAATATCACGTCCTTGATATTA belongs to Pseudoleptotrichia goodfellowii and includes:
- a CDS encoding ATP-binding protein, with translation MLVEKLSEGESKTVEYKESVPENSQKYMKTVVAFANGNGGKIVFGVKDKNYEITGIESENIFELMDSITNAVSDSCEPLIIPDITLQTINGKTVIVVEIAAGKQTPYYIKSSGIKKGTYVRVAGTTRLADDYTIKDLLFEGANRSYDQAPADIEITEEEINNFCSKLKEIASKNSNSKSEIKDITKNVLLSWGILTEKNNKIIPSNAYILLAENIENHIKVQCGVFKGKTRAIFVDRREFSGSIINQLEEAYKYVLSKINLGAEINGLYRKDVYEFPVESIREIIANAVVHRNYLEPNDIQIALYDDRLEVTSPGGLPKGVTIDKIKSGYSKVRNRAIANVFAYLEIIEKWGSGIPRIFEEFKKYGLREPELIDFEGDFRINLYRNTGKEQDSKETDIINLTNKETNKANITNKAMELSDTDKNIIESIMKNPFITQNEIASDLNLPMSKVKYYIMKLREKNVIKRNGGRQKGEWEINEENIEYNEKN
- a CDS encoding DUF421 domain-containing protein is translated as MSFIISMAIKLTIGFIALVLFMNLNGKGQLAPLSTGDQIGNYVLGGIIGGVIYNPAITVVQFLMVLLIWGLLMTSINFLKNTSTGVKNIIDGQIIVLAKDGKLITENFAKASMSVADFYTKLRMKGVYKVSDIEDAFMESNGQLTIIKKEDKFGMVLIAEGKIQENNLMHSGKDNEWLMEKLNRKGIENVEDVFLAEISDDDLFIINKE
- a CDS encoding ABC transporter substrate-binding protein produces the protein MKKIMRGVLLFGMLGGMSVSCGNNENGKVKETQQQEKVYKIGMSQIVDHPALNSAKQGFKDAIEKAGIKVEYDDKVANGEIPTQALIMQQFQADKKDLVYAITTPTSQAAKNKIKDIPVVIAAVTDPKGAGLEGVPNITGTSGAAPINENLELMRQLFPKAKKIGIIYNSSEQNSISELNNLKKLAPEKGFEVVDKSITNGTELVAAANILSKQVDIFYAIQDNTISSYFPTLLDILNKAKVPVFATNDVYSDRGGLISQGTTDYDIGYRAGEIAVEILKNGKKPSDIPIETMKKLRIEINKGNMELLGIKIPEEVLKQAVFTEDKKK
- a CDS encoding DUF3290 family protein — translated: MEFYSQGYLQNSKLITDKLIIGAIFVIIIFLLFILTRWFKGSITLKEKQISLLALILVLLFGLSKMSEVQAQNNQEKIYKNTASVIRGLSEKFNVSEDEIYVNTKEITEHTVYKIRDKFYQIHWVDNNILVEEMTVPYVDEIKIFDK
- a CDS encoding IS91 family transposase; amino-acid sequence: MTSKHFIQNKLKTIFSNKNIVLNSLNFCKKNYLNPKHLQYIKFSISKFLACRDLSKGFVSFKCPNCPITHKFPLSCKSRLCPSCGYKYSQLWTDNIHKHILNIPHRHVLFTIPKACRMFFFYDRNLLSKLSVAVNDIFKFHFHNISKKNKRINKISKSSKYYFTDSDILHYGLISVIHTFGRDLKWNPHIHAIVSLGGFNKNFDFKKLEYFNVNTIAGQWKYHVLDIISKGNYPNQKIKRLAKITVNKLYSQNARFFFNVRSGDVNNTKGIIKYLGRYLARSPIAEYKITDITDNEVTFFYNDLANDKQKTFITMPIQKFISQILIHVPPKNFKMVNRYGLYARHISNKLKRAVIPFKKNIVPNKFSFYQRQTFKTFGINPFYCPICNIRMIVWEFYHYLYPKPKRYY